The Gordonia mangrovi genome includes the window AATTCGGTGACCGCGACGAACTTCACGCGGCGGCGACCGGCCGACTTACCCGCGTCCCGCTCGGCGGAGTCGATCGCCTTCCAGCCGGCGAGGTCGATGCGCCGTGCGCCACGATCGGCGACGATGTCGGCGACATCATCACGCACCGTCGACGGCGTCGGCAGGGTGCCGTCGACGAAGTCGCGCAGCACCGCCTCCGCGGTCTCGTGCCCACAAATGCGGTTCATGCCAATCCCCCCGGTCGCCCCTCGCTTGATCCAACCCGTCACGAACAGTCCGGGCATGACGTCGCCGTCGGACACGGCCTGCACGCGGCCGTCGGTGTTCGGCACCACGCCCTTGACCTCGTCGAACGGCAAGTCCATCACCGGCACACCGCGATAGCCGATGGCCCGCAGCACCACTCCGGTCGCCAGTTCGAAACGCTCCTCGGTCGGCGTCACCGCGATCCGCTCGGTCCCCGGCGCATAGGCGTTGCGCACACAGGTCAGCGACTCGACATGCCCGTCGCCGCCGATCTCGACCGGCGAGACCAGGAAGCGGAACACGATGCGCCGGTTGCCGTCGGTGGTCGGGCGTTCGGCGAACTCGCGGGCCAGCCGGATCTTGGTACCGATCGTCGAGTCGAGCGTGTCGTCGTCGAGAGCTGCCTCGGTGGCCGCGTCGAGGACGAGCTCGTCGGGGTCGATGACGATGTCGACACCCTCGACGTCACCGAGTGCGAGGAATTCGCTGTTGGTGTAGGCGGCCTGCGCGACACCGCGGCGGGCGAGCAACACGACTTCACGCACGTTGGATTCGCGTAGTGCGGCCAGCGCATGGTCGGCGATGTCGGTGGCGGCGAGTTCCTCGGGGTCGGTCACCAGGATGCGTGCCACGTCGAGGGCGACGTTGCCGTTGCCGACGACGACCGCGCGCTCCGCGGACAGGTCGACGTCGAGGTCCGCGTAGTCGGGGTGACCGTTGTACCAGGCGACGAA containing:
- a CDS encoding FAD-dependent oxidoreductase; amino-acid sequence: MAHVITRPCCNDASCVSVCPVNCIHPTPDEPEFFTAEMLFIDPETCIDCGACIDECPVEAILPDDQLEERDEPYLQINADYYKDHDVEGGLVPPKKAPQLPDGELHVAIVGAGPAAFYAAEELVRKPQVKVDMFDRLPTPYGLVRAGVAPDHAPTKGVEKTFAATAAKRNFQYFLNVEVGKHITHGELAERYHAVIYAVGAATDKRLGIEGEDLAGSIPATEFVAWYNGHPDYADLDVDLSAERAVVVGNGNVALDVARILVTDPEELAATDIADHALAALRESNVREVVLLARRGVAQAAYTNSEFLALGDVEGVDIVIDPDELVLDAATEAALDDDTLDSTIGTKIRLAREFAERPTTDGNRRIVFRFLVSPVEIGGDGHVESLTCVRNAYAPGTERIAVTPTEERFELATGVVLRAIGYRGVPVMDLPFDEVKGVVPNTDGRVQAVSDGDVMPGLFVTGWIKRGATGGIGMNRICGHETAEAVLRDFVDGTLPTPSTVRDDVADIVADRGARRIDLAGWKAIDSAERDAGKSAGRRRVKFVAVTEFETAAGMEPV